A region from the Paludicola sp. MB14-C6 genome encodes:
- a CDS encoding LytR/AlgR family response regulator transcription factor, which produces MRIAICDDDKNELNNMILLLEKYKKEHTVMFTYQAFQSEVELLATAKAGDYSLYLLDVIMPVINGMEVAKEIRSFDTDVKIVFLTSSPEFAVASYNVKAMDYILKPVCEKRLFSVLDEFLQDSQKPQEGLTIKAKNGMTRILFSRLSYVEVINKQVYFHLSDKSVRKVTARLVEFEQALLARPEFKRTHRSYIVNLYQIDQLTQREIITHQGNNIPVSRTLYKEVRDAYIRQLFWKEGVQ; this is translated from the coding sequence TTGCGTATTGCAATCTGCGATGATGATAAAAATGAACTTAATAATATGATATTGCTTTTAGAAAAATATAAAAAAGAGCATACGGTTATGTTTACTTATCAAGCCTTTCAAAGCGAAGTAGAGTTGCTTGCTACAGCAAAAGCTGGCGATTATTCACTATATCTTTTAGATGTAATAATGCCTGTAATAAATGGAATGGAAGTGGCAAAAGAAATTCGCAGTTTTGACACCGATGTAAAAATTGTATTTTTGACCTCTTCACCAGAATTTGCCGTTGCAAGTTACAATGTTAAAGCAATGGATTATATTTTAAAGCCGGTATGCGAGAAACGCCTATTTTCTGTGCTAGACGAATTTTTACAAGATAGTCAAAAGCCACAGGAAGGGCTGACCATTAAGGCAAAAAACGGGATGACTCGAATTTTATTTTCAAGGCTTTCTTATGTGGAGGTCATAAATAAGCAGGTGTATTTTCATCTTTCAGACAAAAGCGTTCGTAAGGTAACGGCGCGACTTGTGGAATTTGAGCAAGCACTGCTTGCAAGACCAGAATTTAAACGAACGCACCGTTCTTATATTGTTAATTTGTATCAAATAGACCAGCTTACTCAAAGAGAAATTATAACGCATCAAGGCAACAATATTCCTGTATCACGCACGCTATATAAAGAGGTGCGGGACGCCTATATCCGACAACTGTTTTGGAAAGAGGGTGTGCAGTGA
- a CDS encoding tRNA (mnm(5)s(2)U34)-methyltransferase produces the protein MKNILDFTKELMLMHFHDGDVLVDFTMGNGNDTLFLHQQFPESMLIAFDIQEIALENTKLLLQENHANMEKITLINDSHSNLDCYIHSVIDGGIFNLGYLPSCNKQITTLAETTIQAIQKAINLLKIGGLLIIVVYQGHKNGAIESNIVFDYCVNLDNRKFTVLQYNFVNKKAPPYILAIQKDK, from the coding sequence ATGAAAAATATATTAGATTTTACAAAAGAACTGATGCTGATGCATTTTCATGATGGAGATGTACTTGTGGATTTCACAATGGGAAATGGCAATGATACGTTGTTTTTACATCAGCAATTTCCCGAATCTATGCTGATTGCGTTTGATATACAGGAAATCGCATTAGAAAACACAAAGTTATTGCTGCAAGAAAACCATGCTAATATGGAGAAAATCACTCTTATTAATGACTCACACAGTAATTTAGATTGTTATATTCATTCAGTAATTGATGGTGGAATATTTAATTTAGGGTATCTTCCATCTTGTAACAAACAAATTACAACGCTAGCCGAAACAACAATACAAGCAATTCAAAAAGCAATAAATCTACTTAAAATTGGAGGATTGTTAATTATTGTTGTTTATCAAGGACATAAAAACGGTGCAATTGAAAGTAATATTGTATTTGATTATTGTGTGAATTTAGATAATCGAAAGTTTACTGTTTTACAATATAATTTTGTTAATAAGAAAGCACCACCTTATATTTTAGCCATTCAAAAAGATAAGTAA
- a CDS encoding carboxypeptidase regulatory-like domain-containing protein: MKKRILSLVVLLCVVIAWMPTTVFAADVTPIYVCGTEITGGGYWLNDGNGGITTTNASSSNYNVKYDTSTKKLTLNGANLTYNNNTIYTQQVSDSSGLDIVLEGTNSVTSTSSGDAALNTLGSGNIKIQGSGSLTATGVYSGIYAFNDIIIDSGTIVATGTTYAIESNRGDIIINGGTVTFKSSTQAMHQAPKLGAYTNVNITASTDVSGAPPVTCNPANINTYKYLKFEQGSTPPTITVKIQYVNKKGFSIKPEENIEVKVGDTLTAPNIDGYTPYKFISYGLTSVGGDTSIYSDEIGTIENPVNTVEIKTIEPLHLSPAIYIYYTLSSYTISGTIKGSDTQKGIAATVQLRNATGDVIATSTASATGEYTFSNIIAGTYTIAVSHKGYNDGTINNVIVSNANITNKDITLTKTAVVVPPTPITPPAAEQPKIIEGANQSVEQGKDATFRSNADMKDFVKVLIDGKEVPPEHYILKEGSTIVTLKADYVKKLSAGNYTLSIVSTTGSADTQFSVVKTGTPSDQTNSLVKNPQTSDNTNALLFSILLIAFAGGALTLILKLRKDCK, translated from the coding sequence ATGAAAAAAAGAATTTTAAGTCTAGTTGTTTTGCTTTGTGTGGTGATAGCATGGATGCCAACAACAGTATTTGCAGCTGATGTGACACCGATATATGTGTGTGGCACAGAAATCACAGGTGGAGGATACTGGCTAAATGACGGCAATGGAGGTATTACAACCACAAACGCAAGTTCAAGCAACTATAACGTTAAGTATGACACTAGCACTAAAAAACTAACTCTGAATGGTGCAAATCTTACTTATAATAATAATACAATTTATACACAACAAGTATCCGATAGTTCTGGGCTTGACATTGTGTTGGAGGGTACAAACTCAGTAACTAGCACCTCATCAGGGGATGCTGCATTGAACACCCTTGGCAGCGGAAATATTAAAATTCAAGGTAGTGGCTCTCTTACCGCAACTGGTGTATATTCAGGTATTTATGCTTTTAATGATATCATTATTGATAGTGGGACAATTGTTGCCACAGGTACAACTTATGCAATTGAGAGTAATAGGGGAGACATCATTATTAACGGTGGTACAGTTACTTTCAAGAGTAGCACGCAAGCTATGCACCAAGCACCAAAATTAGGTGCCTATACTAACGTCAACATCACCGCAAGCACCGATGTTAGTGGGGCACCGCCAGTTACATGCAATCCAGCCAATATAAACACCTACAAATACCTCAAGTTTGAGCAAGGCAGCACACCTCCTACAATTACAGTAAAAATTCAATACGTTAACAAAAAAGGCTTTTCCATTAAACCTGAAGAAAATATAGAAGTTAAAGTCGGCGATACCCTTACAGCTCCAAACATTGATGGGTATACACCGTATAAGTTTATTTCCTATGGTCTTACATCTGTTGGTGGCGATACATCTATCTATAGTGATGAAATAGGTACAATTGAAAATCCTGTAAATACTGTAGAAATTAAAACTATAGAGCCGTTACATCTTAGTCCCGCCATCTACATCTATTACACACTATCTAGCTATACCATCAGTGGAACGATTAAGGGTAGTGACACTCAAAAAGGTATTGCAGCTACCGTTCAATTAAGAAACGCAACTGGTGATGTAATCGCTACCTCAACCGCTAGTGCCACAGGGGAATATACTTTCTCCAATATTATTGCAGGTACTTATACGATAGCAGTAAGCCATAAAGGATATAATGATGGTACTATAAACAATGTTATTGTATCGAATGCAAATATAACAAATAAGGATATAACATTAACTAAAACCGCAGTTGTTGTGCCACCAACTCCTATAACCCCACCAGCTGCTGAACAACCAAAAATCATCGAGGGCGCAAATCAATCTGTTGAGCAAGGAAAGGATGCAACCTTTAGATCCAATGCAGATATGAAAGATTTTGTAAAAGTTTTAATTGATGGTAAAGAAGTTCCTCCAGAACATTATATTCTAAAGGAAGGCAGTACTATTGTTACACTAAAGGCTGATTATGTAAAGAAACTCAGTGCAGGTAACTATACATTAAGCATTGTTTCAACAACTGGCTCAGCAGACACGCAGTTTTCTGTTGTAAAAACAGGAACCCCTTCCGACCAAACCAATTCATTGGTAAAAAATCCACAAACAAGTGATAACACAAATGCCCTTTTGTTTTCAATACTTCTTATTGCTTTTGCCGGCGGAGCATTAACGCTAATCCTAAAACTTAGAAAAGACTGCAAATAG
- a CDS encoding glycoside hydrolase family 3 C-terminal domain-containing protein encodes MNHKFHEEHYQKARELVSQMTLEEKTSQLCNEAPAIERLGIPSYGWWNEGLHGVARAGVATIFPQSIGLAAMFDQDMMKTVGDITALEGRIKYNWAQKNNDHSIYRGLTFWSPNINIYRDPRWGRGHETFGEDPYLTSVCAENYIKGLQGGEDERYMKAAACAKHFAAHSGPEGIRHGFNSEVSNFDLHDTYLPAFEWCIKKADVEGIMGAYNMINGVHCCANEEYMEDVMRQKWGFKGYYVSDCGALADMHMFCLITHTAVESAALALKSGCDLNCGQTYLHVLQAYNEGLVTEEEIDRAVIRIMATRFKLGLFDKDCVYNNNTDYLKVECKEHLEKAYEAAVKSTVLFKNNGILPLKKDGIQTIGVIGPNAANIRALEGNYNGTATTYHTVLDGIKENCGDDIRVLYSEGCHLYRKNNASWFGPSDLSSDAMTVAQNSDVIVMCLGLDSSIEGEQGDACNEFGAGDKPSLSFPGYQVEMLEKVKELGKPIILVVLAGGALDLNWSNDNCDAILYGWYPGTMGGSAIADIIFGKQNPSGKTPVTFYRSLDDIPAFEDYNMEGRTYRYLTKKPLYEFGYGLSYTSFETKNEIIMGSIADNSLSISVDVSNTGKFDGDAVVKVYATYGEEKYKTPNKKLCGFTRLSLTSGETKTVTIAIDNAAILLTDQDGSRYLPQTMKLHVEN; translated from the coding sequence ATGAATCATAAGTTTCATGAAGAACACTATCAAAAAGCAAGAGAGCTTGTTTCTCAAATGACTCTGGAGGAAAAAACATCTCAGCTTTGTAACGAGGCACCTGCAATAGAGCGTTTAGGTATTCCATCTTATGGTTGGTGGAACGAGGGCTTACATGGAGTTGCTCGAGCAGGTGTTGCAACCATATTCCCACAATCTATCGGTCTTGCAGCTATGTTTGATCAGGATATGATGAAGACTGTTGGTGATATTACCGCCTTGGAGGGCCGTATTAAATACAATTGGGCTCAAAAAAATAACGATCATTCTATTTACAGAGGTCTTACCTTTTGGTCACCAAATATCAACATCTATCGTGATCCAAGATGGGGAAGAGGGCATGAAACCTTTGGTGAAGATCCCTATTTAACAAGCGTTTGTGCTGAGAATTATATTAAAGGTCTTCAAGGTGGAGAAGATGAGCGTTACATGAAAGCTGCTGCTTGTGCAAAGCACTTTGCTGCTCATAGTGGACCTGAGGGAATTCGCCATGGCTTTAATAGCGAAGTATCTAATTTTGATTTACATGATACTTATTTACCCGCATTTGAGTGGTGTATTAAAAAAGCAGATGTAGAAGGTATCATGGGCGCTTATAACATGATTAATGGTGTACATTGTTGTGCAAACGAAGAATATATGGAAGACGTTATGCGTCAAAAATGGGGCTTTAAAGGCTATTATGTATCCGACTGCGGTGCACTTGCAGATATGCATATGTTCTGTTTGATTACCCATACTGCTGTAGAGTCTGCGGCATTAGCATTAAAATCAGGTTGCGATTTAAACTGTGGTCAAACATATCTTCATGTATTGCAAGCTTATAACGAAGGATTGGTTACAGAAGAAGAAATTGATCGTGCAGTAATTCGTATTATGGCAACTCGTTTTAAACTTGGTTTATTTGATAAAGATTGCGTTTATAATAACAATACCGATTACTTGAAAGTAGAATGTAAAGAACATCTGGAAAAAGCTTATGAAGCGGCAGTAAAATCTACTGTTTTATTTAAAAATAATGGTATTCTACCGCTGAAAAAAGATGGAATTCAAACAATTGGCGTTATTGGACCAAATGCGGCAAACATTCGTGCATTAGAAGGTAACTATAACGGTACAGCAACTACTTATCATACAGTTTTAGATGGTATCAAAGAAAATTGCGGTGATGATATTCGTGTTTTATATTCAGAAGGTTGTCATCTATATCGTAAAAATAATGCATCTTGGTTTGGCCCTAGTGATTTATCATCTGACGCTATGACCGTTGCCCAAAATTCTGATGTAATTGTAATGTGTCTTGGATTAGATTCCTCTATTGAAGGTGAACAAGGGGATGCTTGCAACGAATTTGGAGCAGGAGATAAACCAAGCCTCAGTTTCCCTGGCTATCAAGTAGAGATGCTTGAAAAAGTTAAAGAATTAGGCAAACCAATTATCCTAGTTGTGCTAGCCGGTGGCGCTTTAGATTTAAATTGGAGCAATGATAATTGTGATGCAATTCTTTATGGATGGTATCCTGGCACTATGGGTGGTAGTGCAATTGCCGATATTATTTTCGGTAAACAAAACCCTAGCGGTAAAACTCCTGTTACGTTCTATCGTTCTCTTGACGATATTCCTGCTTTTGAAGACTACAATATGGAAGGCAGAACCTACCGTTATTTAACCAAAAAACCTCTTTACGAGTTTGGCTATGGATTAAGCTATACTTCTTTTGAAACGAAAAATGAAATAATTATGGGGTCTATAGCAGATAATTCGCTTTCCATTTCTGTAGATGTTTCTAACACCGGTAAATTTGACGGTGATGCTGTTGTAAAAGTATACGCAACATATGGTGAAGAGAAATATAAAACACCAAATAAAAAACTGTGTGGATTTACTCGACTATCCTTAACTTCTGGTGAAACCAAAACAGTTACAATTGCTATTGATAATGCGGCAATTTTACTGACAGATCAAGATGGCAGCAGATATCTTCCACAAACAATGAAGCTTCATGTGGAAAACTAA
- a CDS encoding sensor histidine kinase: MTQAFESLNYGLVLIYGVLLSVDFAGGYTNRKQKWLTGFIIVTVLLIQIVCGLVFGLTFTKKIYPFISHLPLILILIIGFKKKPGIAVVSVLTAYFCCQLPRWVASVAEFAFHTRMAFLLVYTVCIIIFYSVLRRYFTNSAHSAMAYSRRGLFLFGGLPLFYYLFDYVTTVYSDMLYQGIKMIAEFLPAAMALFYVLFIVMYHKEVQKRNQIELDNTMLSMQLEQASNDIQSAKASQEIARIYRHDLRHHLSLLYSFAESGNLEKIKNYLLQEQKELDETTPSIFCENNTANLVISSFHNKAKKVGVSFIVEAKLPIKLEIADTEFCSILSNGSENAINAASRIEDKSLRIIRVSCSMNRNKLLIMIQNAYTGEIQIKDDIPISTQEHHGFGCRSIVAIAKKRNGFAAFEAGGNIFTLRVVLPMGE, from the coding sequence ATGACGCAAGCATTTGAAAGCCTTAACTATGGGTTAGTTTTAATATATGGGGTTTTGCTCTCTGTGGACTTTGCTGGTGGATACACAAACAGAAAGCAGAAGTGGCTCACCGGCTTTATCATAGTAACGGTTTTATTGATACAAATAGTTTGTGGTCTTGTTTTCGGCTTGACATTTACAAAGAAAATCTATCCTTTTATCTCCCATCTTCCTTTGATACTAATTTTGATTATCGGCTTTAAGAAGAAACCAGGCATTGCGGTAGTTAGTGTGCTAACAGCTTATTTTTGCTGTCAACTTCCGCGCTGGGTAGCAAGCGTTGCAGAATTTGCTTTTCATACAAGAATGGCTTTTTTGCTTGTCTACACCGTATGTATCATCATCTTTTATTCTGTTCTGAGGCGGTATTTTACTAATTCTGCACACTCTGCCATGGCTTATTCACGTAGAGGCTTATTTCTTTTTGGTGGGTTACCGTTATTTTATTATCTTTTTGATTATGTAACCACCGTTTATTCCGATATGCTCTATCAAGGCATTAAAATGATTGCTGAATTTCTTCCTGCGGCGATGGCACTTTTCTATGTGTTGTTTATCGTGATGTACCATAAAGAGGTACAAAAGCGAAACCAGATTGAATTAGATAATACTATGCTTTCTATGCAGCTAGAACAGGCATCAAACGATATCCAAAGCGCCAAGGCATCACAAGAAATAGCTCGTATTTATCGTCATGATTTGCGACATCATTTATCCCTGCTATATAGTTTTGCAGAGAGTGGGAATTTGGAAAAAATTAAAAATTATTTATTACAGGAACAAAAAGAATTAGATGAAACTACTCCAAGTATATTTTGCGAAAATAATACCGCAAATCTTGTGATTTCATCATTTCACAACAAGGCTAAAAAAGTAGGAGTAAGTTTTATTGTTGAGGCAAAACTTCCAATAAAACTTGAAATCGCTGATACGGAGTTTTGCAGTATTCTATCTAATGGTTCGGAAAATGCAATTAACGCAGCAAGTAGAATAGAGGACAAGTCTTTGCGAATTATTCGGGTAAGCTGCTCTATGAACCGAAATAAGCTGTTAATTATGATACAAAATGCATATACTGGTGAAATACAGATAAAAGATGATATACCTATTTCAACACAAGAGCATCATGGCTTTGGCTGTCGTTCAATTGTAGCAATTGCGAAAAAAAGAAACGGCTTTGCAGCATTTGAGGCTGGCGGGAATATTTTTACGCTCAGAGTGGTATTGCCCATGGGGGAATAA
- a CDS encoding RluA family pseudouridine synthase has protein sequence MNQNKRKPISNKAKSTKSTEYVVSEPMGLLEFLRVSLPNQARNKVKAHLTHREVSVDGVVTTKYDYLLKKGQVVKIDRSGKPQQASASDFLEIIYEDNDFIVINKPAGLLSIATDTEKVATAYHLLTEYVKQKDAENRIFVVHRLDRDTSGVLMVAKNEEIKYALQDHWDELVIFRGYIALVEGQLEEKEGQITSWLKETKTHFVYSSDKNGDGQKAVTNYKVLQESANLSMLEVKLETGRKNQIRVHMQDLGHPIIGDKKYGSHVNPIRRLGLHAHKLEFIHPITKQKVSFLAPIPRKFKAILKQS, from the coding sequence GTGAATCAAAATAAACGAAAACCGATATCAAATAAAGCAAAATCGACTAAAAGTACTGAATATGTTGTAAGCGAACCAATGGGATTATTGGAATTTTTGCGAGTATCTTTACCAAATCAAGCGAGAAATAAAGTCAAAGCGCATCTAACACATCGTGAGGTTTCTGTGGATGGCGTTGTAACTACAAAATATGATTATCTATTGAAAAAAGGACAAGTTGTTAAAATTGATCGTTCTGGAAAGCCACAACAAGCCAGTGCCAGTGATTTTCTTGAAATCATCTATGAAGATAATGATTTTATTGTTATCAATAAGCCCGCTGGGTTATTATCTATTGCAACCGATACGGAAAAGGTCGCTACCGCATATCATTTATTGACCGAGTATGTAAAACAAAAAGATGCAGAAAATCGTATTTTTGTTGTGCACCGATTAGATCGAGATACCTCAGGCGTTTTAATGGTAGCAAAGAATGAAGAAATAAAATACGCACTACAAGATCATTGGGATGAACTTGTTATATTCCGTGGTTATATTGCTCTAGTGGAAGGGCAATTAGAAGAAAAAGAAGGTCAAATTACGTCTTGGCTAAAAGAAACAAAAACTCATTTTGTATATTCCAGCGATAAAAACGGTGATGGGCAAAAAGCAGTTACAAACTATAAGGTGCTACAAGAATCTGCGAATCTTTCTATGCTGGAAGTGAAGCTTGAAACAGGGCGAAAAAATCAAATTCGTGTGCATATGCAGGATTTAGGTCATCCGATTATTGGCGACAAAAAATATGGTTCTCATGTAAATCCAATTAGACGCTTAGGTCTTCATGCTCACAAATTAGAATTTATTCATCCTATTACAAAACAAAAGGTGAGCTTTTTAGCACCAATCCCGAGAAAATTCAAAGCAATACTAAAACAGTCCTAG
- a CDS encoding DUF6320 domain-containing protein encodes MKRCQHCNVAVVGQVDTCPLCQCSLDKTGEPSQDIFPSIPTIYHQYSFLLRLVLFISVVIAVASTAINFMFTQSGWWSLFVLGGIACLWISLYFIIQKRANISKTITYQVILISLFSVVWDALTGWRGWSIDYVIPIVCASSMLTVGIITKVKKVPKEDYMIYFVLEALFGIIPIIFFLTGILNTVYPSLICIALSLIFFAALFIFTGPSIIAELKKRLHL; translated from the coding sequence ATGAAACGTTGTCAACATTGTAATGTAGCTGTTGTTGGACAAGTTGATACTTGCCCTCTTTGCCAATGTTCTTTAGATAAAACGGGAGAACCATCACAAGATATTTTCCCCAGCATCCCTACAATTTATCATCAATATAGCTTTCTATTACGGTTAGTCTTATTTATATCCGTAGTAATTGCTGTTGCAAGTACGGCAATTAACTTTATGTTTACTCAAAGCGGTTGGTGGTCATTGTTTGTATTAGGTGGGATTGCTTGCTTATGGATCAGCTTATATTTCATTATTCAGAAGCGTGCAAATATTAGTAAAACCATCACCTATCAAGTAATCTTAATTTCTTTATTTTCTGTCGTCTGGGATGCATTAACCGGGTGGCGTGGATGGTCTATTGATTATGTTATACCAATTGTTTGTGCTTCCTCAATGCTGACGGTAGGAATTATTACAAAGGTTAAGAAAGTGCCAAAAGAAGATTATATGATTTATTTTGTTTTGGAAGCGTTATTTGGTATTATTCCGATTATTTTCTTTCTGACAGGAATATTAAATACAGTATACCCTTCTTTGATTTGCATTGCATTAAGTTTGATTTTCTTTGCAGCGCTATTTATTTTTACAGGTCCCAGCATCATAGCTGAACTAAAAAAGCGTTTACACCTGTAA
- a CDS encoding alpha/beta hydrolase, producing MSISKLMLAALKALSYPDIDVKNNYKFERQVINATHVHLLKPLYHTWDETISTDDYDIPVKLFSPNEERDHPVLLFFHGGGWVTGNVDSYHKVCANMAKLTKHIVASVDYRLAPEYKFPIGLNDCYAVAKAVMINRRFLTTPQNKLILAGDSAGGNLAAAVSLMARDKGEFTVAKQILLYPSTYHDHTDSSPFDSVRQNGTDFLLTSKKISDYMELYESSSEDRTNPYFAPLLADNLKNQPQTLIITAQFDPLRDEAEEYGRKLKQAGNYVKIYRIKDALHGFFSLSPSVIQVKHTYKLINEFLKGED from the coding sequence ATGTCAATTAGTAAGCTGATGTTAGCTGCGTTAAAAGCTTTGTCTTATCCGGATATAGATGTTAAAAATAATTATAAATTTGAGCGTCAAGTTATCAACGCAACGCATGTGCATTTGTTAAAACCATTATACCACACTTGGGATGAAACGATATCCACAGATGATTATGATATTCCGGTAAAATTATTTTCTCCTAATGAGGAGCGAGATCATCCTGTTTTGTTGTTTTTTCATGGCGGTGGATGGGTAACAGGTAACGTTGACAGCTATCATAAGGTTTGTGCCAATATGGCGAAACTCACAAAACATATTGTTGCTTCTGTTGACTATCGACTAGCACCGGAATATAAATTTCCTATTGGGTTAAATGATTGCTATGCAGTAGCAAAAGCGGTTATGATAAACAGGCGATTTTTAACAACCCCACAAAACAAGCTTATTTTAGCTGGTGATAGTGCAGGGGGAAATTTAGCTGCTGCTGTATCATTAATGGCAAGAGACAAAGGTGAATTTACCGTTGCAAAACAAATACTGCTATATCCATCCACATATCATGACCATACGGATTCTTCTCCATTTGATTCTGTACGTCAAAATGGAACAGATTTTTTACTTACATCCAAAAAGATAAGTGATTATATGGAGCTATACGAATCTTCATCGGAAGATAGAACGAATCCATATTTTGCACCACTATTAGCAGATAATTTAAAAAACCAGCCTCAAACATTAATTATAACTGCACAGTTTGACCCGCTTCGTGATGAAGCAGAAGAATATGGACGTAAATTGAAACAAGCAGGAAATTATGTGAAAATATATAGGATCAAAGATGCATTACATGGATTTTTCTCCTTGTCACCATCTGTCATCCAAGTAAAACACACCTATAAACTAATCAATGAATTCTTGAAAGGAGAGGATTAA
- a CDS encoding uracil-xanthine permease family protein, producing the protein MTISKKQQVIGYLPDERPPLWKLFLYALQQVIVMFPATVAVAIITGFHISTTIFASGLATICFILVTGKKIPLYYGSSFSYVAAIGSLMASEQLAGLALNDKIAIAQFGIVMSGFISIIAGIIVKCFGRESIEKVLPPTVTGPIAMIIGLTLAGTALKDAASIAIDTAGKIAVDQSQIALANNMAWVVSLVTLLATILFSVYLKGVWGQLPILLGPLLGCATAFVINLTTGIDLFKVLPEAANSGIFALPTFTLPKPSLMAVMAIMPIAIATIPESTAHVFQLDIYVNNLAKKKGSNKDYKIGDKLGLNLIGDGIGDIVSGFVGGPAGTNYGENISAMAITRVFSIPVLLGAAVIAMVVACFTPLVNAIYAIPTAVIGGLEVYLFGAIAAQGIAILIEKKADMFSSKNVAVIATIMVIGVGGQYGFGGNIPFFGIDIPCVAGAAIFGILLNLVLSIGEKKRNAHAQATETDETEIILEKAESTDEAKEVVSKETMSV; encoded by the coding sequence ATGACTATATCAAAAAAACAACAAGTAATCGGTTATCTTCCTGATGAACGTCCACCGCTATGGAAACTATTCTTATACGCATTACAACAAGTAATCGTAATGTTCCCTGCAACAGTAGCAGTTGCAATTATCACAGGATTCCATATTTCAACAACAATTTTTGCAAGTGGTCTTGCAACAATCTGTTTTATCTTAGTAACAGGTAAAAAAATCCCGCTTTACTATGGATCAAGCTTTTCTTATGTTGCTGCAATTGGTAGCTTAATGGCATCTGAGCAACTAGCAGGATTAGCCTTAAATGACAAAATTGCAATTGCGCAGTTTGGCATTGTAATGTCAGGTTTTATCTCTATCATTGCCGGTATTATCGTTAAATGCTTCGGAAGAGAGTCTATAGAAAAAGTTCTACCACCAACTGTAACTGGTCCTATTGCAATGATTATCGGTTTGACTTTAGCCGGTACTGCATTAAAAGATGCAGCATCCATCGCAATTGATACTGCAGGCAAAATTGCTGTAGACCAATCTCAAATTGCTCTTGCAAATAATATGGCTTGGGTTGTTTCATTAGTAACATTGCTTGCTACCATTTTGTTCTCTGTTTATTTAAAAGGTGTATGGGGACAACTACCTATTTTATTAGGTCCGCTTTTAGGTTGCGCTACTGCATTTGTTATCAACTTAACCACAGGAATTGACTTATTTAAAGTTCTTCCTGAAGCTGCAAACTCAGGTATTTTTGCACTTCCAACCTTTACACTTCCTAAACCATCGCTAATGGCAGTTATGGCAATTATGCCAATAGCAATCGCAACGATTCCGGAATCAACAGCCCATGTATTCCAACTTGATATTTATGTTAATAACCTTGCAAAGAAAAAAGGCTCAAATAAAGACTATAAAATTGGCGATAAACTTGGATTAAACCTAATTGGTGACGGTATTGGAGATATCGTATCCGGTTTCGTTGGAGGTCCTGCAGGAACAAACTACGGCGAAAACATCAGTGCAATGGCAATTACAAGAGTATTCTCTATTCCTGTACTATTAGGCGCAGCTGTTATTGCAATGGTTGTTGCTTGCTTCACACCTCTTGTAAATGCAATTTATGCAATCCCTACTGCTGTAATTGGCGGATTAGAAGTGTATTTATTCGGTGCTATCGCTGCACAAGGTATTGCAATTTTAATTGAAAAGAAAGCAGATATGTTTAGCTCAAAAAATGTCGCAGTTATTGCAACAATTATGGTAATCGGTGTAGGCGGTCAATATGGATTCGGTGGTAATATTCCATTCTTCGGTATTGATATTCCTTGCGTTGCAGGTGCTGCAATCTTCGGTATTCTATTAAATCTTGTATTAAGCATTGGTGAGAAAAAACGCAATGCACATGCTCAAGCAACAGAAACTGATGAGACTGAAATTATTTTGGAAAAAGCAGAATCAACAGATGAAGCAAAAGAAGTAGTTTCTAAAGAAACAATGTCTGTATAA